AAATATATCTCTATTTTCTAAAAACCCAACAAAGTTTATTATAAAGTTATCATTTTGTAACTTTTTCTTTTGTTGTTTTAATTCATTTTCTAAAATACCATTTCCTATATGATGCCACTCTATATTTATATTATATTTTTTAGAATAATTTGATAAATACTCCATAATCATATCTATTCTTTTTACTGGAGACATCAAAGCGCAAGAAACTATTTTAAGAGTATTTGAAATATTGATAGGATTTATTATATGCAAATCTTTCACTCCTAAATAGCTATTATAAAGATTTTGCAAATTATATTTTCTTTTTAAATAATTATATCCTTGCATAGAAATAGTTACAATTTTATCTATATTTCTCACATCATCTTTTCTAAAAGGAATATACCCACCTCTTCTTTCTTCATACAAATCATATCTATGAGTTCTTGTAATGACTTTTAAATTAAACTGTTTTTTTAAACTACGTAAAGCTGTTGTCGTATAATCAAACCAATAGGTATAATAGATGTAATCCGCATTTAAAACATTATTTTTGATAAGTTTTTTGATATTATCTTTAATCCAAATATATCTTAAATAATATTTAAGTAAATCTATAAAATGCTTCTTATTGGTGATATATTTTAATTCTTTAAAAAATTCTCCATCTATATTTTTTAAATATAAAAAAATCTTGTTTTTATTAAATTCATCTAAATCTTCATAAACTTTTACATTTTGTAATTTGTCAACAAATCTACTACGATTACCCTTTTTAGCTAAAGGAATAATGATTATTTTATGATGTTTTGACAATACCTCTAACTCTGGCTCAATAAAAGTATCTTCCAGTGCTACAGAATACGGATATGAACCTGTAAAAAGAACTATGGTTTTCATATTACTTCCATTATAATTGTATCTCGCAGCATAGGATATTTTTTAATTAAAATATTTTTTATTATTCTTCTCCTTGATAATCTACTTGCATGTTCTGCAAATAAAATATTATCTAATTCATATCCACTATCAATCAAAATTTTAGACAATGTATAAGGGGTAAACCAAAATCTATGATCTGTATTAATACATTCTTTACTTTTCAAAGCAAATTTAATATTATCTAAGCAAAATGCATTTGGTGTTGTAATAATAAATCTATTAACATTAGGAAATCTTTTTTTCAATTTTGATAAAAATAGCACTGGATTACCAATATGTTCTATAACATCAGGCAATAATAAATAATCAAATTGTTCATTTACTATTTCAGAAGGAAATTCATCATTAAGTATATCTAATGCAAAAATATTTTTTATTTTATACTTCTTTTGAAGATATTCAACTCCCTCTTTATTTATATCCACTCCAATGCATTTTTTAGAAACCTTAATCAATTTATTATGTAGCCAATTATCTGTCGCTATCTTTTTATCAATTAACGGTAAATGATCTACAAAACCTATGTGTAAAATTTTTTTTCCTTTTGAAATATTTAATAAGTAGTTATTCCTAAATATTAAATCACTATACGGTATATCAACCAATAAACCATTATGAAACTTTTCTCCATTTAAATATCCTAAAATATCTCTAAAAATCATAGTCTTTCTCTTTGTAAAATGTAAAAAATATGCCCAATAAATACAACCAAAATTACTATCATACTAAAAGATAACAACTTTAACATTTGAATAAAGTCTTGCATTAAAAAAATCAATACTATTGGTACAATAGCATAAATAATAGCATATATTAAAACAATATGTTGTTTTTCTAAGATAATAAATATATTTGATAATGGTGATGAAACAAAAGTTAAGCATATCCAGAAAGATAAAATGGAAGCTATATCTCCAGCAGTTTTCCATTTTTCTCCAAATATTATAATAAACAGATCACCCGCAAAAAAATAGACTACAGTAAATATTGGCAATGAAATAATCAAAGCTTTTTTTACAAAATTCCAAGATAAGTTAAAAAGTTCTCTTTTATCAACAACACTCATTTTTTGTAAAAAAACTTGTGATATTGAACTTCCAATAATAGACATTGGTAATTTCAACATTCTCTGAGCTAAGTAATACTGTCCTAAAGTTGTTATATTGTACACTGAACTTATTAATATATTAAATCCTTGTTCCCTAAAAGAATCAATCAATACATTAGGCAAAGAGTACTTTGGAAACTTAATATATCTTTTAAACAAAAATAGTATACTATTTTTGTTTATTTTTTTTAAAATAGTTTTTTCTTTGATCAAATTTTTAAATAACTTCCCATTAGCAAACATTTGAGAAATTACTTGTCCACTAATAAGACCACTCGCTCCAACTTTTATAAACCCTAAACTTAATTGAGTAATAGTATTTGCTATTGATTTTATAACTGTAGCTTTTGCCAAATCTTTATAATATTTTTTTCTATTGTTCCAGTAATTAAGCACATTATAAAAACCTGTGAGTAATACTGCTAAGGGTATGAAATAAAGCCACAAAGAAATCTCTTTATTATTTAAAAGTTTTACTATTTTGTTATTAAAAAATAAAACGACTAAAAAAATTATAAATGAAAAAATAGTTGTTATAATAATACCAAGAGCCACAATATTTATAGCATCTTCATCTTTTTTTGGAAGCATTATTGCATATTCATAACTACCACTTGCTATGCTTCCTAAAATAGAAGTAATTGATACAAACAAGGCAAATATTCCAAAATCTTCAGGAGTATAAAGCCTTGTAAGAATTGGACTAATAGCTATTGGTATGGCTTGAGCTATAGTTGTACCTGTCATAAGAGTTAAAACATTTTTTGCAAATTCACTTTTTGGTTTTAGTTTATTTATCACCTATTAAGGCCTCTTTAATATACTCAATCTCCTCATCACTCAAATAAGGATTCATTGGCAAACTTATAATCTCTTTACTAACTCTCTCAGCCACTGGAAAATCTCCTTCTTTGTAGCCAAGATATTTAAAGCACTCTTGCAAGTGAAGTGGCATAGGATAATGAATTGCTGTTGGAATTCCTTTTTCTTTTAATTTTGCTTGTATTTCATCTCTATTTTTTACTCTTATACTATATTGCGCCCATGCACTTGTTCTATCATCTTTAGTAAATGGTAGAATGAGTGGATGGGTGGATGAGTTGAGTAATTCTGTGTATTTTTCAGCAATCTGTTGGCGCTTTTTTAAATCTTCTGGGTAATGCCTGAGCTTTATATTCAGAATAGTTGCCTGTATAGTATCCATTCGTGCATTAATACCGATATATTTGTGGTTGTATCTTTTATTTTGCCCATGAACTCTTAGCATTTTAATTTTCTCAGCTAATTCATCATTATTTGTTAAAACTGCTCCACCATCTCCATAACAACCAAGAGGTTTTGCAGGAAAAAAGCTTGTTGTGTATATGTCACAGTAATGAACTTCTGCTTTACCTTTGTAAGTGGCTCCAAAACTTTGAGCACCATCAACTATATGAAATAAATTATATTTTTTTGCAATTTCATTAATTGCATCTAAATCGCTTGGCTGTCCATATAAACTAACTGATATAATACCTTTTGTTTTAGAAGTTATTTTTTCTTCTATTTTTGATACATCAATATTATATGTTTTTTCATCTATATCTACAAATACAGGTTTTGCACCAAGAAGTGCTATTGTTTCAGCTGTTGCTATAAAAGTAAATGGAGTTGTTATTATTTCATCTCCTGGTTTTATATCAAGAGCCATCATAGCAAGTAATAAGGCATCTGTTCCACTGGCACATGTTATAGCATTTTTTGCACTAGTAAATTCACATAATTTTTCTTCAAGCTCATTTATCTCAGGCCCCATAATATATTTCCCATGATTTAAAACATGTTGAATGGCTTTATCTATTTCATTTTTATACAAATTATACTGATATGTAAGTTTTGCAAAGTCAATTTTCATCACTAATGCTCCTTTTACTCATCTACCCTTAATCTCATCTGCACATCCTCTCATTAACTCATCCACTCATATCCCACATTTATCCATTCATCAATCTCTTTGCTAAAGGATGTACTCTATCATTAAATCCAACAGGTTTTATATTTCTTATCTGATGCACAAGCTCAATAGATAGTCTTGCATCTTTAATGCCAAAACCTCCGCCGTTTAATATATCTTTATAAACAAGTGTATGCAAGTCTGTAAAGCCACCAGAAAATTCAATCTCTTTTGAATCTACTGTTATAGATCTGTATGTTCTCTGACCTTTTTGTTTTATATCATCGGGTAAATCGTTATAATCCACTGACAAAAACCACCTAACATAAGCTTTTTTTAACTCTATAAAGCCTGCCATCTTTTTTAAAGGCTCACAGTAGTGAACCTCGCTGTTCTTTACCTCACCAAAAAGCCACATCAGCATATCAAAGAAATGTATTCCGATATTTGTTGCAACACCGCCGGACTTTGATAAATCTCCCTTCCACGAAACAAAGTACCATCTGCCTCTTGAGGTTATATAGGTCAAGTCTATGTTGTATTTTTTATTCTC
This portion of the Hippea jasoniae genome encodes:
- a CDS encoding glycosyltransferase — encoded protein: MKTIVLFTGSYPYSVALEDTFIEPELEVLSKHHKIIIIPLAKKGNRSRFVDKLQNVKVYEDLDEFNKNKIFLYLKNIDGEFFKELKYITNKKHFIDLLKYYLRYIWIKDNIKKLIKNNVLNADYIYYTYWFDYTTTALRSLKKQFNLKVITRTHRYDLYEERRGGYIPFRKDDVRNIDKIVTISMQGYNYLKRKYNLQNLYNSYLGVKDLHIINPINISNTLKIVSCALMSPVKRIDMIMEYLSNYSKKYNINIEWHHIGNGILENELKQQKKKLQNDNFIINFVGFLENRDIFEYYKKNSFDYFITLSASEGLPVSLMEACSVGLPIIATDVGGISEIVKNEVNGFLLSANPDFGEFENILTKAINLKKSIENYKKMREKSRDIYIKNFNSNDNHEKFAEFLERF
- a CDS encoding class I SAM-dependent methyltransferase, with the protein product MIFRDILGYLNGEKFHNGLLVDIPYSDLIFRNNYLLNISKGKKILHIGFVDHLPLIDKKIATDNWLHNKLIKVSKKCIGVDINKEGVEYLQKKYKIKNIFALDILNDEFPSEIVNEQFDYLLLPDVIEHIGNPVLFLSKLKKRFPNVNRFIITTPNAFCLDNIKFALKSKECINTDHRFWFTPYTLSKILIDSGYELDNILFAEHASRLSRRRIIKNILIKKYPMLRDTIIMEVI
- a CDS encoding lipopolysaccharide biosynthesis protein; translated protein: MINKLKPKSEFAKNVLTLMTGTTIAQAIPIAISPILTRLYTPEDFGIFALFVSITSILGSIASGSYEYAIMLPKKDEDAINIVALGIIITTIFSFIIFLVVLFFNNKIVKLLNNKEISLWLYFIPLAVLLTGFYNVLNYWNNRKKYYKDLAKATVIKSIANTITQLSLGFIKVGASGLISGQVISQMFANGKLFKNLIKEKTILKKINKNSILFLFKRYIKFPKYSLPNVLIDSFREQGFNILISSVYNITTLGQYYLAQRMLKLPMSIIGSSISQVFLQKMSVVDKRELFNLSWNFVKKALIISLPIFTVVYFFAGDLFIIIFGEKWKTAGDIASILSFWICLTFVSSPLSNIFIILEKQHIVLIYAIIYAIVPIVLIFLMQDFIQMLKLLSFSMIVILVVFIGHIFYILQRERL
- a CDS encoding DegT/DnrJ/EryC1/StrS family aminotransferase, yielding MKIDFAKLTYQYNLYKNEIDKAIQHVLNHGKYIMGPEINELEEKLCEFTSAKNAITCASGTDALLLAMMALDIKPGDEIITTPFTFIATAETIALLGAKPVFVDIDEKTYNIDVSKIEEKITSKTKGIISVSLYGQPSDLDAINEIAKKYNLFHIVDGAQSFGATYKGKAEVHYCDIYTTSFFPAKPLGCYGDGGAVLTNNDELAEKIKMLRVHGQNKRYNHKYIGINARMDTIQATILNIKLRHYPEDLKKRQQIAEKYTELLNSSTHPLILPFTKDDRTSAWAQYSIRVKNRDEIQAKLKEKGIPTAIHYPMPLHLQECFKYLGYKEGDFPVAERVSKEIISLPMNPYLSDEEIEYIKEALIGDK
- a CDS encoding Gfo/Idh/MocA family oxidoreductase, whose translation is MKNFVLIGAAGYIAPRHMKAIKDTGNNLLAAVDPNDSVGIIDSYFPEAHFFTEFERFDRHVDKLRRRGNKVDFASICSPNYLHDAHIRWALRSGINAICEKPLVLNPWNLDALEEIEQETGRKVYNVLQLRLHPSIISLKDKIEKETSKENKKYNIDLTYITSRGRWYFVSWKGDLSKSGGVATNIGIHFFDMLMWLFGEVKNSEVHYCEPLKKMAGFIELKKAYVRWFLSVDYNDLPDDIKQKGQRTYRSITVDSKEIEFSGGFTDLHTLVYKDILNGGGFGIKDARLSIELVHQIRNIKPVGFNDRVHPLAKRLMNG